In a single window of the Phycisphaerales bacterium genome:
- a CDS encoding DUF1156 domain-containing protein yields the protein MTASYRKKLIEVALPLPEINDASAYDKMPGIGPHPKGIHHWWARLPLPTARAVLFASVVDDPSEHPDRFPTEDAQNAERERLFDILRSMMEKRLHDRPEIYEAAHAEMLKHCDGRLPAVYDPFAGGGSIPLEANRLGLEAHAADLNPVAVLLNKCNLELAPRWTNHPPVNPEDRETIGGADAWRGTHGLAADVRYYAALISDRAHEKIGHLYPKVRLPKENGGAEADVIAWIWARTVASPDPAVQGKHVPLISTYWLSSKKGTLAWLSPVIDRGQGTWRFDVRTGPPENRAAVAAGTKVGRGAKFRCLLSGEPIGDKHIKEESKAGRLKESLLAVVADSRAGRAYVPINTVHVNAASVPAPSNVPQDELAHDPRNIWCIGYGVTRFNQLFTSRQLVAITVLADCVGHVAIDIIRDAEAVGMAPDNAKSYANTVTTFLGLALDRCCDFNNSLCRWSPTNEKVMNLFSRQAIPMVWDFAEANILGKSVGAWHTCSQYVAGCIQVLTAGSQRTGHARQIDAASGANGLSKILVSTDPPYYDNISYAGLSDFFYVWLRRSIGTVHSDLCSTVLVPKAQELTASPERFDGDKEKAKQHFESGFRSTFTALREKMDPRFPLTVYYAFKQEDESSGATDDHASSIDLTTGWETLLEALNSSGFQITGTWPVRASQQWRMVAMGTNALASYIVLACRPRHADAPLATRKDVIAALRGNLPNALKMLQHGNIAPVDLAQAAIGPGMAIFTRYAKVIESDGRPMTVRTALGIINQVLDEVLTEQEGDFDADTRWAVAWFEQFGMNEESFGTAETLSKAKNTAVSALEEAGILRTKGLKGKVRLLRRDELPDNWDPATDARLRHWETVQHLIRTLETKGESEAAKLLNRLGGMGETARELAYRLYSICERKKWADEALAYNSLVIAWPELSKLALSARVRQPESQRELF from the coding sequence GTGACCGCATCCTACCGCAAGAAGCTGATCGAAGTGGCCCTGCCGTTGCCGGAGATCAACGACGCGTCGGCCTACGACAAGATGCCCGGCATCGGCCCGCACCCGAAGGGCATCCACCACTGGTGGGCGCGGCTTCCGTTGCCTACGGCCAGAGCAGTGCTCTTTGCTTCCGTGGTGGACGATCCGTCCGAGCATCCGGACCGCTTTCCGACCGAGGACGCGCAGAACGCCGAACGCGAGCGTCTCTTCGACATCCTCCGCAGCATGATGGAGAAGCGGCTGCATGATCGGCCGGAGATTTACGAGGCGGCCCACGCCGAGATGTTGAAGCACTGCGACGGAAGGCTGCCCGCCGTCTATGACCCGTTCGCCGGTGGGGGCTCGATACCGCTTGAGGCCAACCGTCTGGGATTAGAGGCGCACGCCGCCGACCTGAATCCAGTCGCTGTGCTGCTCAATAAGTGCAACCTTGAGCTGGCCCCCCGCTGGACGAATCATCCCCCAGTCAACCCAGAGGACCGAGAGACCATTGGCGGTGCAGATGCCTGGCGTGGTACACATGGATTGGCGGCCGACGTGCGGTATTACGCGGCGCTAATTAGTGACCGCGCCCATGAGAAGATCGGCCATCTTTACCCGAAGGTGCGCCTACCCAAGGAGAACGGCGGCGCCGAAGCAGATGTAATCGCATGGATATGGGCGCGTACCGTTGCCAGCCCCGATCCCGCTGTTCAAGGCAAGCATGTCCCGCTCATCAGCACATATTGGCTTTCTAGTAAGAAGGGAACGCTTGCGTGGCTCTCGCCTGTCATTGACCGTGGGCAAGGCACGTGGCGATTTGATGTTCGCACCGGGCCTCCCGAAAATCGAGCGGCTGTCGCCGCAGGCACCAAAGTTGGACGCGGTGCTAAGTTCCGATGCTTGCTGAGTGGCGAGCCCATTGGCGACAAGCACATCAAAGAGGAGTCGAAGGCGGGCCGTCTGAAGGAATCCCTCCTTGCGGTTGTGGCAGACTCGCGGGCTGGTCGTGCCTATGTACCGATCAATACAGTCCACGTAAATGCCGCTTCCGTACCCGCACCGTCGAATGTTCCGCAAGACGAACTGGCACATGATCCGCGAAACATCTGGTGCATCGGCTACGGTGTGACTCGCTTCAACCAACTGTTTACGTCTCGACAGCTCGTGGCAATCACGGTTCTCGCCGACTGCGTCGGACACGTTGCCATCGACATCATTCGCGACGCCGAAGCCGTTGGCATGGCGCCTGACAATGCGAAGAGTTATGCGAATACCGTTACGACGTTCCTGGGGTTGGCTCTGGACCGCTGCTGCGACTTCAATAACTCGCTTTGTCGCTGGAGTCCCACGAACGAGAAGGTCATGAACCTATTCTCCCGGCAGGCCATTCCCATGGTCTGGGACTTTGCCGAGGCCAACATCCTCGGAAAGTCCGTTGGGGCATGGCACACTTGCAGTCAGTACGTGGCTGGCTGTATTCAGGTCCTAACCGCTGGCTCGCAGCGCACGGGTCACGCAAGACAGATAGACGCCGCCAGCGGCGCGAATGGGCTCTCCAAAATCCTGGTCAGCACTGATCCTCCTTACTACGACAACATCAGTTACGCTGGTCTGTCTGATTTCTTCTACGTGTGGCTTCGACGATCGATTGGCACTGTTCATTCTGATCTGTGCAGCACAGTCCTCGTACCCAAAGCCCAGGAGCTAACGGCATCTCCAGAGCGATTTGATGGGGACAAGGAGAAGGCAAAGCAACACTTCGAGAGCGGATTCCGGAGTACGTTCACAGCGCTGCGCGAGAAAATGGACCCACGCTTCCCGCTCACCGTCTACTATGCATTCAAACAGGAAGACGAGAGCAGCGGAGCAACAGACGACCATGCTTCAAGCATCGATCTTACTACGGGCTGGGAGACGCTGCTTGAGGCGCTGAACTCGAGCGGGTTTCAGATCACCGGGACTTGGCCGGTCCGAGCGTCTCAGCAGTGGCGTATGGTCGCGATGGGAACGAATGCTCTCGCATCGTACATCGTTCTCGCCTGCCGACCTCGCCACGCTGACGCGCCGCTCGCGACTCGCAAGGACGTCATAGCGGCCCTACGTGGCAACCTGCCCAACGCTCTCAAAATGCTCCAACACGGCAACATTGCACCGGTGGATCTCGCTCAGGCAGCAATCGGTCCGGGTATGGCCATTTTCACGCGCTATGCCAAAGTGATCGAGAGTGATGGCAGACCAATGACTGTCCGCACGGCGCTTGGAATCATCAATCAAGTCCTTGACGAAGTGCTCACAGAACAGGAAGGCGATTTTGACGCCGATACGCGTTGGGCGGTGGCGTGGTTCGAGCAGTTCGGCATGAACGAGGAATCTTTCGGGACCGCTGAGACCCTGAGCAAGGCGAAGAACACGGCTGTTAGCGCACTCGAAGAGGCCGGAATCCTCCGAACGAAAGGGCTTAAGGGTAAGGTGCGATTACTGCGACGTGACGAACTCCCAGATAATTGGGACCCCGCCACCGACGCCCGTCTCCGCCACTGGGAGACGGTGCAGCACCTGATTCGGACGCTGGAGACCAAGGGCGAGTCCGAAGCCGCCAAGCTGCTGAATCGCCTCGGCGGCATGGGCGAGACCGCCCGCGAGCTGGCCTACCGGCTCTACTCGATCTGCGAGCGCAAGAAATGGGCCGACGAGGCGCTGGCCTACAACAGTCTCGTGATCGCCTGGCCGGAACTCTCCAAGCTTGCTCTTTCCGCCCGAGTGCGGCAACCTGAATCGCAGCGTGAACTCTTCTGA
- a CDS encoding putative DNA binding domain-containing protein translates to MSVTLQQLQHWLTSREDEHLEFKEAKNNFHFDKLVKYCAALANEGGGSIVLGVTDKRPRRVVGSNVFNDLERTKAGLIERLRLRIDAQELAHADGRVVVFTAPSRPIGVPIAVEGAYWMRAGEDLAPMTPDMLRRIFDEAGLDFSAEVCREATLADLDPAAITAFRTRWGRHSGSKGLAKRPVEALLQDAELILPAGITYAALILLGTRAALGRFLAQAEVIFEYRANARPGPANQREEFRHGFFHFYDRVWQLVNLRNDMQHFQERLVMHPVPTFSEVAVREALLNAVSHRDYRHAGSVFVRQYPRHIEIVSPGGFPPGITPDNILDQQLPRNRRIAETFARCGLVERSGQGADRIVEECVRHGKRLPDYSRSDDNQVWLTLDGEIRDEKFLKYLERIGEETLDTLDPHDFLVLSAVAEGKRLSADLQKHVPALVEKGLLDRIGRGKPILARELYQPESESAVAARNRVSIREQSKARLLRHITSNRKSGCSLSELMAVVPDLTRNQVQDLLKELRREGKTHPVGATRSARWYPGGESPIAGGRR, encoded by the coding sequence ATGAGCGTCACTCTCCAGCAACTACAACACTGGCTCACCAGCCGCGAAGACGAGCACCTTGAGTTCAAGGAGGCCAAGAACAACTTCCACTTCGACAAGCTCGTCAAGTATTGCGCCGCGCTCGCCAATGAGGGCGGCGGCTCCATCGTGCTCGGCGTGACGGACAAACGCCCCCGCAGGGTTGTCGGCAGCAACGTCTTCAACGATCTGGAGCGGACCAAGGCCGGACTGATCGAACGGCTCAGGCTTCGCATCGACGCCCAGGAGCTCGCCCACGCCGACGGTCGCGTCGTCGTCTTTACCGCGCCGTCGCGACCAATCGGAGTACCGATTGCCGTCGAAGGTGCGTACTGGATGCGCGCCGGCGAAGACCTCGCCCCGATGACGCCCGACATGCTCCGGCGCATCTTCGACGAGGCCGGACTGGATTTCTCCGCCGAGGTCTGTCGCGAAGCGACGCTCGCGGACCTCGACCCTGCCGCGATAACGGCCTTCCGAACCCGCTGGGGCAGGCATTCCGGCTCAAAGGGGCTCGCCAAGCGACCCGTCGAAGCACTGTTGCAGGATGCCGAACTCATTCTGCCCGCCGGCATCACTTACGCGGCGCTCATCCTGCTCGGGACGCGCGCAGCGCTCGGCCGCTTTCTCGCGCAGGCCGAGGTCATTTTCGAGTACCGGGCGAACGCCCGCCCCGGTCCGGCGAATCAACGCGAGGAGTTCCGCCACGGGTTCTTCCACTTTTATGACCGGGTGTGGCAGCTGGTGAACCTGCGAAATGACATGCAGCACTTCCAGGAGCGCCTCGTCATGCACCCCGTGCCGACCTTCAGCGAGGTCGCGGTGCGAGAGGCGTTGCTGAATGCCGTCAGCCACCGTGACTACCGCCACGCCGGGTCGGTCTTCGTGCGTCAGTATCCGCGTCACATCGAGATCGTCAGCCCCGGCGGGTTTCCACCCGGCATTACGCCCGACAATATCCTCGACCAGCAGTTGCCCCGCAATCGCCGCATTGCTGAGACCTTCGCCCGTTGCGGCCTGGTTGAGCGCTCCGGCCAGGGCGCCGACCGGATCGTCGAGGAGTGCGTCCGTCACGGCAAGCGACTGCCGGACTACTCTCGCTCCGACGACAATCAGGTCTGGCTCACCCTCGACGGCGAGATTCGCGACGAGAAATTCTTGAAGTACCTGGAGCGCATCGGCGAGGAGACGCTTGATACGCTCGATCCGCACGACTTCCTCGTACTGTCGGCGGTCGCGGAGGGCAAACGCCTCTCGGCTGATCTGCAAAAGCACGTGCCGGCCCTGGTCGAGAAGGGCCTCCTCGACCGAATCGGCCGCGGTAAGCCGATCCTCGCGCGGGAGCTGTATCAGCCCGAAAGCGAGTCCGCAGTTGCCGCCCGCAATCGGGTGTCAATCCGCGAACAGAGCAAGGCTCGGCTCCTGCGTCACATCACCTCGAATCGGAAAAGCGGCTGTTCGCTCAGCGAGTTGATGGCCGTCGTTCCCGACCTGACGCGCAATCAGGTTCAGGACCTACTGAAGGAGCTGCGCCGGGAGGGCAAGACGCACCCCGTAGGGGCCACCAGGTCGGCCCGCTGGTATCCGGGCGGCGAGTCGCCGATTGCGGGAGGGAGACGATGA
- a CDS encoding DUF3883 domain-containing protein, producing the protein MTTLESITRGAAVRGILPDSLVTISDVRWIGTVAIEVTYKDAAGRLGNELLYRDREPTLEVVETGRPWSFDGDGGLFRLLSEANRIRLAYLFDPLLAVHTSLVEPLPHQITAVYSEMLSRQPLRFLLADDPGAGKTIMTGLLIKELIARGDLQRCLIVCPGNLVEQWQDELDRRFHLPFDIMTNDALEAARTGNWFAETPLAICRLDKLSRDEDTQSKLNLTDWDLIVCDEAHKLSATYFGNEVKYTKRYRLGQALSPLTRHFLLLTATPHNGKEADFQLFMALLDGDRFEGKFRDGVHMSDATDMMRRLVKEQLLKFDGTPLFPERRAYTVNYALSDAEADLYKQVTDYVREEFNRAEALENEGRKGTVGFALTILQRRLASSPEAIYQSLRRRRERLEKRLREEQLLKRGAEAGIDLTAGLPALTADEMDDLDDAPDKEVEDTEERVVDQASAARTIAELKAEIAQLQDLERAALRVRQSGTDRKWDELSRLLQNNSEMFDAHGHRRKLVIFTEHRDTLNYLAERIGALIGKPEAVVIIHGGIGREERRKSQEAFTHDKEVEILVATDAAGEGINLQRAHLMVNYDLPWNPNRLEQRFGRIHRIGQTEVCHLWNLVAKDTREGEVYYRLLEKLDEERSALGGQVFDVLGELTFDDRPLRDLLLEAVRYGDRPEIRARLFQVVDKALDRQHLQELVEGRALTHDAMDVSKVRQIRQEMERAEARRLQPHFIAAFFIEAFKLLGGTIHEREPKRYEIKHVPAVIRNRDRQIGRGEAVLTRYERITFEKGLISVQGKPPAAFVCPGHPLLDATLDLIVERHRDLLKRGAVLIDDIDPGEQPRTLLYLEHAIQDARTDRAGNRRVVSKRLQFVEIDADGDAVNAGPAPYLDYRPPTDEEAKALADMPMPAWIRGDLESRAMEYAAIHMVPQHLDEVRRRKEELLDKTKAAVQDRLTKEINYWDHRAAQLKDQELAGKVNAKLNSGLARQRADELTARLQRRLAEIEQERKLSALPPIVLGGALVLPIGLVRTLKGETADIPPAFAVETEHSERLAMQAVTEIERRLGFVPRDVSAQNLGYDIESAIPDTGLLRFIEVKGRAKGAKTVTVTKNEILTALNKPDEFILAIAVIDGDHTADVRYVRQPFQTEPDFNATSVNYDLSALLAGAEAPA; encoded by the coding sequence ATGACGACGCTCGAATCCATCACGCGCGGCGCGGCCGTGCGAGGCATCCTCCCGGACTCGCTCGTCACCATTAGTGACGTGCGCTGGATCGGGACGGTTGCCATCGAGGTCACGTACAAGGACGCCGCAGGCAGGCTGGGCAACGAATTGCTCTACCGCGACCGCGAACCGACGCTGGAAGTGGTGGAGACCGGGCGCCCGTGGAGCTTCGACGGCGATGGCGGCTTGTTCCGGCTCTTGTCCGAGGCCAACCGTATCCGGCTGGCCTATCTCTTCGATCCGCTGCTCGCCGTTCACACGTCCCTAGTCGAGCCGCTGCCGCACCAGATCACGGCGGTCTACAGCGAGATGCTGTCCCGCCAGCCGCTGCGGTTCCTGCTCGCAGACGACCCGGGCGCCGGCAAGACGATCATGACGGGTCTGCTCATCAAGGAACTGATCGCCCGCGGCGACCTCCAACGCTGCCTCATCGTCTGCCCGGGCAACCTGGTCGAGCAGTGGCAGGACGAACTGGATCGCCGGTTCCACCTGCCCTTCGACATCATGACGAACGACGCGCTCGAAGCCGCCCGCACGGGCAACTGGTTTGCGGAGACCCCGCTGGCCATCTGCCGGCTCGACAAGCTGAGCCGCGACGAGGACACCCAGTCAAAGCTCAATCTGACCGACTGGGATCTGATCGTGTGCGACGAAGCCCACAAGCTCAGCGCGACCTATTTCGGCAACGAGGTCAAGTACACGAAGCGATACCGATTGGGTCAGGCCCTTTCGCCGTTGACGCGGCACTTCCTGTTGCTGACGGCCACGCCGCACAACGGAAAGGAAGCCGACTTCCAGCTCTTCATGGCGCTCCTGGACGGCGACCGCTTCGAGGGCAAGTTCCGTGACGGCGTTCACATGAGCGACGCGACGGACATGATGCGCCGCCTGGTCAAGGAGCAGTTGCTCAAGTTCGACGGCACGCCCCTGTTCCCCGAGCGCCGCGCCTACACGGTGAACTATGCCTTGTCGGACGCCGAGGCCGACCTCTACAAGCAGGTCACCGACTATGTCCGCGAGGAGTTCAACCGCGCCGAGGCGCTGGAGAACGAAGGCCGGAAGGGCACGGTCGGATTCGCGCTCACGATTCTGCAGCGCCGCCTCGCTTCCTCTCCCGAGGCCATCTATCAATCGCTCCGCCGTCGGCGTGAGCGGCTGGAGAAGCGCCTCCGCGAAGAGCAGTTGCTCAAGCGCGGCGCGGAGGCCGGCATCGACCTGACGGCCGGACTGCCGGCGCTCACTGCCGATGAGATGGACGACCTTGACGACGCCCCGGACAAGGAGGTCGAGGACACCGAAGAGCGCGTGGTCGATCAGGCGTCCGCCGCCCGCACGATTGCGGAACTCAAGGCCGAGATCGCACAGTTGCAAGACTTGGAGCGGGCAGCGCTTCGCGTCCGCCAATCGGGCACGGACCGCAAGTGGGATGAACTGTCCCGGCTGCTGCAGAACAACTCCGAGATGTTTGACGCGCACGGCCATCGCCGGAAGCTCGTCATCTTCACCGAGCACCGCGATACGCTGAACTATCTTGCAGAAAGAATCGGTGCGCTGATCGGCAAACCCGAAGCCGTGGTCATCATCCACGGCGGCATCGGCCGCGAGGAGCGCCGCAAGTCTCAGGAGGCCTTCACGCACGACAAGGAGGTCGAAATCCTCGTGGCGACCGACGCCGCCGGCGAGGGCATCAACCTCCAGCGCGCGCACCTGATGGTCAATTACGACCTGCCGTGGAACCCGAATCGCCTGGAGCAGCGCTTCGGCCGCATCCACCGCATCGGTCAGACCGAGGTCTGCCACCTGTGGAACTTGGTCGCCAAGGACACGCGCGAAGGCGAGGTCTATTACCGGCTGCTGGAGAAGCTCGACGAGGAGCGCAGCGCGCTCGGCGGCCAGGTCTTCGACGTGCTCGGGGAGCTGACGTTCGACGATCGCCCGTTGCGCGACCTGCTGCTGGAGGCCGTTCGCTACGGCGACCGGCCCGAGATCAGAGCAAGGCTCTTTCAGGTCGTGGACAAGGCGCTCGACCGCCAGCATCTGCAAGAGCTGGTCGAGGGGAGGGCGCTCACGCACGACGCGATGGACGTGTCCAAGGTTCGGCAGATTCGGCAGGAGATGGAACGCGCCGAGGCCCGCCGCCTGCAACCTCACTTCATCGCCGCCTTCTTTATCGAGGCATTCAAGCTGCTCGGCGGGACGATTCACGAACGCGAGCCGAAGCGCTACGAAATCAAGCACGTACCGGCCGTGATCCGCAACCGCGACCGACAGATTGGCCGCGGCGAGGCCGTGCTCACCCGCTATGAACGCATTACTTTCGAGAAGGGACTCATCAGCGTCCAGGGCAAACCGCCGGCCGCTTTCGTGTGCCCCGGCCATCCGCTGCTGGATGCCACGCTCGACCTAATCGTCGAGCGGCACCGCGACCTGCTCAAGCGCGGCGCCGTCCTGATCGACGACATCGATCCCGGCGAGCAGCCGCGCACGCTGCTTTATCTGGAGCATGCCATCCAGGACGCACGAACCGACCGCGCCGGCAACCGGCGCGTCGTGTCGAAGCGTTTGCAGTTCGTCGAGATCGATGCCGACGGCGACGCGGTCAATGCCGGACCGGCACCATACCTCGACTATCGCCCGCCGACCGACGAGGAGGCGAAAGCGCTTGCCGACATGCCGATGCCGGCCTGGATTCGTGGCGACCTCGAATCACGCGCGATGGAGTACGCCGCGATTCACATGGTTCCTCAGCACCTTGACGAGGTCCGCCGCCGCAAGGAGGAGTTGCTCGACAAGACCAAGGCCGCCGTGCAGGACCGGCTCACAAAGGAGATCAACTACTGGGACCACAGGGCGGCCCAACTCAAGGACCAGGAGCTGGCCGGCAAGGTCAACGCCAAGCTCAACTCCGGCCTCGCACGACAACGCGCCGACGAGCTGACGGCCCGCTTGCAACGGCGGCTCGCCGAAATCGAGCAGGAGCGCAAACTCTCGGCACTTCCGCCGATCGTTCTCGGCGGCGCGCTCGTGCTCCCCATCGGTCTTGTGCGGACGCTCAAAGGCGAAACCGCCGACATTCCGCCGGCGTTCGCCGTCGAGACTGAGCACTCTGAACGATTGGCCATGCAGGCCGTGACGGAGATCGAGCGTCGTCTCGGCTTCGTCCCGCGCGACGTGAGCGCGCAGAATCTCGGCTACGACATCGAATCCGCCATTCCCGACACGGGCTTGCTGCGGTTCATCGAGGTCAAGGGGCGCGCGAAAGGCGCAAAGACCGTCACCGTCACCAAGAATGAGATCCTCACGGCGCTGAACAAGCCCGACGAGTTCATCCTCGCCATCGCCGTGATCGATGGGGACCACACCGCCGACGTGCGGTACGTCCGCCAACCGTTCCAGACGGAGCCGGATTTCAACGCCACGAGCGTGAATTACGACTTGTCGGCGCTTTTGGCCGGAGCGGAGGCGCCGGCATGA
- a CDS encoding HTH domain-containing protein: protein MLYQRSLEIERRLEAVLGMIRKGSYSTPRLAEELGVSIPTVSRDVTALRQRGHDIRAERGDNGWRYVLVQGKADRKDRRPSDSARGEGH, encoded by the coding sequence ATGCTTTACCAACGATCCCTCGAAATAGAACGCCGACTGGAGGCCGTGCTCGGCATGATCCGCAAGGGCAGCTACTCGACCCCGCGCTTGGCCGAGGAACTCGGCGTGTCGATTCCGACCGTCTCGCGCGACGTGACCGCCCTTCGCCAGCGCGGCCACGACATCCGGGCCGAGCGCGGCGACAACGGATGGCGATATGTCCTTGTCCAGGGAAAGGCCGACCGCAAGGACCGGCGCCCGTCCGACTCGGCACGAGGGGAGGGCCACTGA
- a CDS encoding helix-turn-helix domain-containing protein: MDESGRVRLTLSRLRQAAGKSQAEIAERLAAGASASRVSRLESGELRLSVEEAKDFARAIGTPEAAEYAEYLGQEWFILERPGFEHANRHSLWEAEQALQRLKSLQDDPDTKNVLLKQVESCREALLRTARFLASTEHPIALIGSPGVGKTTLICALANLRDESVNEDDLEHQMVLQTGGGRTTICEVHVRSGGEYAISVDPCTDEEMRQFVAEFCDHIAKLASDEGTGSSEAAGLNAEIDRALRNMTGLAHKRVKSGDGKLRYEDPAKELALKYPNREDLQAQVFARLELHRRRRASVSWSRDTGMTGLQWLGRTSAKINYGHHPEFSMPRRIEVSLPERILAEERVDLRLIDTRGVDEPKAPRRDLQAYLDDESAVVVFCSKFNDSPDAAMLDVIERAVQGGLGDAISERGVFVVLPRGGEETKVRDQQGNLAGNVEDGRLIKSDHIRSTLARQRLPELRVEFTDVTVPADCEQLQQRLIETVFAQRDKAAQRISSLVQTVDHLIVNRENEAVRAALEEVGRRVHVWCRANESIPDGEPHVEQALLVNMDQLRYASSLRASVNRRGDWYNFDYWHGLGYGSRREAVARTAKQVAELKAILKNLSEDDNLADAHGFISHLSAEVASAVNEFFQDIQSVGEAAFGDQLREDAGYWQRCRDRWGGGAGYKMEIRQWTDEWFSAERRAERRKFIESELQQRWRKVVDSLRSRVASASPAAAVA; encoded by the coding sequence ATGGACGAATCAGGACGGGTCAGGCTGACGCTTTCGCGGCTGCGCCAAGCCGCGGGTAAGTCACAGGCAGAGATCGCGGAGCGGCTCGCGGCCGGCGCCAGCGCCAGCCGGGTTTCGCGGCTCGAATCGGGTGAACTTCGGCTGTCGGTTGAGGAAGCCAAGGACTTCGCGCGGGCAATCGGCACGCCGGAGGCGGCGGAGTACGCGGAGTACCTGGGCCAGGAATGGTTCATCCTGGAGCGGCCGGGATTCGAGCATGCGAATCGACACTCGCTCTGGGAGGCAGAGCAGGCCCTGCAACGGCTGAAGTCGCTCCAGGACGATCCGGACACGAAGAATGTGCTGCTGAAGCAGGTCGAGTCGTGTCGCGAGGCGCTGCTGCGGACGGCGCGCTTCCTGGCGAGCACCGAGCACCCCATTGCGCTGATCGGGAGTCCCGGCGTCGGGAAGACAACGCTGATCTGCGCGCTGGCCAACCTTCGGGACGAGAGCGTGAATGAAGACGATCTGGAGCACCAGATGGTCTTGCAGACCGGCGGCGGCAGGACGACCATCTGCGAAGTTCACGTCCGGTCCGGCGGCGAGTACGCGATCTCCGTCGATCCATGCACGGACGAGGAGATGCGCCAGTTCGTGGCGGAGTTCTGCGACCATATCGCAAAGTTGGCGTCGGACGAGGGCACGGGTTCCTCGGAAGCCGCTGGTCTGAATGCCGAGATTGACCGGGCACTCCGGAACATGACCGGACTCGCGCACAAGCGCGTCAAGTCGGGAGACGGCAAGCTGCGGTACGAAGATCCCGCGAAGGAACTGGCGCTGAAGTATCCGAACCGGGAGGATCTCCAGGCGCAAGTGTTTGCTCGCCTGGAACTCCATCGACGACGGAGAGCCTCGGTGAGCTGGTCGCGTGATACTGGAATGACGGGGTTGCAGTGGCTGGGACGCACGTCCGCGAAGATCAACTACGGGCATCATCCCGAGTTCTCGATGCCGCGGCGTATCGAAGTAAGCCTTCCCGAGCGGATACTCGCCGAAGAACGGGTAGACCTGCGGCTGATCGATACGCGGGGAGTGGACGAGCCAAAGGCGCCGCGGCGGGACTTGCAAGCGTACCTGGACGATGAATCGGCGGTCGTGGTGTTCTGCTCGAAATTCAACGATTCGCCGGACGCGGCGATGCTCGACGTGATCGAGCGTGCCGTGCAGGGCGGTTTGGGCGACGCGATCTCCGAGCGCGGTGTGTTCGTAGTGCTGCCCCGGGGAGGCGAGGAAACCAAGGTACGCGATCAACAAGGCAACCTTGCCGGGAACGTGGAAGACGGGCGGCTGATCAAGTCGGATCACATCCGGAGTACCCTCGCACGGCAGAGGCTGCCCGAGCTTCGCGTGGAGTTCACGGATGTGACGGTGCCTGCCGACTGCGAACAACTGCAACAGCGGCTGATCGAGACCGTGTTCGCACAGCGAGACAAGGCGGCACAGCGCATTTCGTCGCTCGTGCAGACGGTTGATCACCTGATCGTCAACCGGGAGAACGAGGCCGTTCGCGCCGCCCTGGAGGAAGTCGGCCGTCGCGTCCACGTTTGGTGTCGCGCGAACGAGTCCATTCCCGACGGCGAACCGCATGTCGAACAGGCGCTCCTCGTCAACATGGACCAGCTTCGGTATGCCTCAAGTCTTCGCGCATCCGTGAACAGGCGAGGCGATTGGTACAACTTCGACTACTGGCACGGATTGGGCTACGGGTCGAGGCGTGAGGCCGTGGCCCGCACGGCGAAACAGGTTGCGGAGTTGAAGGCGATTCTCAAGAACCTGTCCGAGGACGACAACCTGGCGGATGCTCATGGCTTCATTTCGCATTTGTCCGCCGAGGTCGCGTCGGCGGTGAACGAGTTCTTCCAGGACATCCAGTCGGTCGGCGAGGCGGCGTTCGGCGACCAGCTTCGCGAAGACGCCGGCTACTGGCAACGTTGCCGGGATCGCTGGGGCGGCGGCGCCGGGTACAAGATGGAGATCCGTCAATGGACCGACGAGTGGTTCTCGGCAGAGCGGCGCGCGGAAAGACGGAAGTTCATCGAAAGCGAGCTGCAGCAGCGGTGGCGCAAGGTCGTGGACAGCCTTCGGTCTCGGGTCGCGTCTGCGTCTCCGGCCGCGGCAGTTGCGTGA